One part of the Phragmites australis chromosome 3, lpPhrAust1.1, whole genome shotgun sequence genome encodes these proteins:
- the LOC133912858 gene encoding presenilin-like protein At2g29900, which produces MADPAAGAGDPPTSTVLDSLGEDMTRIVYPVSSCMLIVVLLVSLLSSPSSPSPLSASFAATTAAAGGDDIPTALITAVTFVVAVTAATFLLALLFYLRCTPCLRAYMGFSALAVLLLLGGQVALLLLSRLRFPLDAVSFALLLPNAAGALALAALAPASVPIALHQAALVAVAVLTAFWFTLLPEWTTWALLIAMAIYDLAAVLLPGGPLRVLLELAIERNEEIPALVYEARPVDPRQGRNWRLWKEGRQPGGDLDAGSTVEVLGEVLGRNLDANSGSSSTSRGHGAATFVGDANNSRPTATLVTALSSDSLVEQAEDVSALQEHRVAVAEMRVPLIQPLPERSGEEEENDGIGLGSSGAIKLGLGDFIFYSVLVGRAAMYDYMTVYACYLAIIAGLGVTLLLLAFFRRALPALPVSITLGVVFYVLTRTLLEAFVMQCSTNLLMF; this is translated from the coding sequence ATGGCCGAcccggccgccggcgccggcgatcCCCCCACCAGCACCGTGCTGGACTCCCTCGGCGAGGACATGACCCGCATCGTCTACCCCGTCTCCTCCTGTATGCTCATCGTGGTTCTCCttgtctccctcctctcctcgccTTCCTCCCCCTCGCCCCTCTCCGCCTCcttcgccgccaccaccgccgccgccggcggagaCGACATCCCCACCGCCCTCATCACCGCCGTAACCTTCGTCGTCGCCGTCACGGCCGCCACCTTCCTGCTGGCGCTCCTCTTCTACCTCCGCTGCACGCCCTGCCTCCGCGCCTACATGGGCTTCTCCGCGCTCGCCGTCCTGCTACTCCTCGGCGGCCAGgttgccctcctcctcctctcccgccTCCGCTTCCCGCTCGACGCCGTCTCCTTCGCTCTCCTCCTCCCAAACGCCGCAGGGGCGCTGGCGCTCGCCGCGCTGGCCCCGGCGTCCGTCCCTATCGCGCTCCACCAGGCCGcgctcgtcgccgtcgccgtgctCACAGCCTTCTGGTTCACGCTGCTTCCCGAGTGGACCACCTGGGCGCTGCTCATCGCCATGGCCATCTACGACCTCGCGGCCGTGCTGCTCCCTGGTGGCCCTTTAAGAGTGCTGCTTGAGCTGGCCATAGAGAGGAACGAGGAGATACCGGCGTTGGTCTATGAGGCGAGGCCGGTGGATCCCCGGCAGGGGCGAAATTGGCGGCTGTGGAAGGAAGGGAGGCAACCCGGTGGGGATTTGGATGCCGGTTCCACGGTCGAGGTGCTTGGGGAGGTATTGGGGAGGAATCTTGACGCCAATTCTGGGAGCAGTTCGACATCCCGAGGTCATGGAGCAGCCACTTTTGTTGGTGATGCTAATAATTCAAGGCCCACAGCGACATTGGTGACTGCTTTGAGCTCTGATTCTCTCGTTGAACAAGCTGAGGATGTATCGGCATTGCAGGAGCATAGAGTGGCTGTTGCTGAAATGAGGGTACCTTTGATCCAGCCACTGCCAGAGAGATctggggaagaggaggaaaatGATGGCATTGGGTTGGGCTCATCTGGGGCGATCAAGCTCGGGTTGGGAGACTTCATTTTCTACAGCGTTCTGGTCGGTAGGGCGGCGATGTATGACTACATGACAGTGTACGCCTGCTACCTTGCCATCATTGCAGGTCTTGGCGTCACCCTGCTTCTGCTGGCATTCTTCCGCAGAGCATTGCCTGCCCTCCCAGTGTCCATCACCCTCGGCGTTGTGTTTTATGTGCTCACAAGAACATTGCTTGAGGCCTTTGTCATGCAGTGCTCCACAAATCTTTTGATGTTTTAG